A stretch of the Bacillus anthracis str. Vollum genome encodes the following:
- a CDS encoding DNA alkylation repair protein, protein MHPFVKALQEHFTANQNPEKAEPMARYMKNHFPFLGIQTPERRQLLKDVIQIHTLPDPKDFQIIVRELWDLPEREFQAAALDMMQKYKKHINETHIPFLEELIVTKSWWDTVDSIVPTFLGNIFLKHPELISAYIPKWIASDNIWLQRAAILFQLKYKQKMDEELLFWVIGQLHSSKEFFIQKAIGWVLREYAKTKPDVVWEYVQNNELAPLSKREAIKHIKENYGITNEKIGETLS, encoded by the coding sequence ATGCATCCATTTGTAAAAGCATTACAAGAGCACTTCACAGCAAATCAAAATCCGGAAAAAGCAGAACCGATGGCACGTTATATGAAAAATCACTTCCCATTTCTCGGTATTCAAACGCCTGAAAGAAGACAATTATTGAAAGACGTCATCCAAATACATACTCTCCCAGATCCAAAAGACTTCCAAATTATCGTACGTGAGCTGTGGGATTTACCAGAACGAGAATTTCAGGCAGCCGCACTCGATATGATGCAAAAATATAAAAAGCATATAAACGAAACGCATATCCCCTTCTTAGAAGAACTCATTGTAACAAAATCTTGGTGGGACACCGTTGATAGCATCGTCCCTACATTTTTAGGCAATATCTTTTTAAAACATCCGGAATTAATTTCTGCCTATATTCCAAAATGGATCGCATCAGATAACATATGGTTACAACGCGCCGCTATTTTATTCCAGCTGAAATATAAACAAAAGATGGATGAAGAACTTCTTTTTTGGGTCATCGGACAACTGCATTCTTCAAAAGAATTTTTCATTCAAAAAGCGATTGGATGGGTCCTTCGCGAATATGCAAAAACAAAGCCCGATGTCGTTTGGGAATACGTGCAAAATAACGAGCTTGCTCCGCTCAGTAAACGTGAAGCAATTAAGCACATTAAAGAAAATTACGGAATAACTAACGAGAAAATAGGTGAGACTCTATCATAG
- a CDS encoding ArsB/NhaD family transporter: MHETTQELVNWQYYFAIAVFLITYAIIISEKINRAVIALLGAALMVIMGVVDLHNAFTKHIEWGTITLLIGMMILVNITSKSGVFQYVAIKAAKGAQGNPIKILISLSLLTALGSAFLDNVTTVLLVVPVTLSITRILQVNPVPYLLSEIIFSNIGGTATLIGDPPNIMIGSANKHLDFNAFLINLAPIVIIIIAVTAVILYFMYRKQLIADPVQVKKLMSLDEKQYIKDPVLMKKSLTVLGLTIVGFMTHSIFHIDAAIIALTGATVLMLIAVKEHEFEEVFASVEWVTIFFFAGLFVLVGGLIDIGLIKMLAQKVIGITGGDISYASILILWVSGIASATIDNIPFVATMIPLINDMAVGLGLSPSDAQIDVLWWALALGACLGGNGTLIGASANVIVAGIASREGHKFSYMDFLKVGFPIMIVSLIISHIYIYLRYLM; this comes from the coding sequence TTGCACGAAACAACGCAAGAGCTCGTAAATTGGCAGTATTATTTTGCTATCGCAGTCTTTTTAATTACATATGCCATTATTATTTCTGAAAAAATCAATCGCGCTGTCATCGCACTTCTCGGTGCAGCACTCATGGTAATTATGGGGGTCGTTGATTTACACAACGCCTTTACGAAACATATTGAATGGGGGACGATTACACTACTCATCGGTATGATGATTTTGGTGAACATTACGAGTAAATCGGGCGTCTTCCAATACGTTGCCATTAAAGCAGCAAAAGGAGCGCAAGGAAATCCAATTAAAATTTTAATTTCACTTTCCTTACTTACTGCGCTTGGTTCCGCATTTTTAGATAACGTTACAACTGTACTTCTTGTTGTTCCAGTTACTTTATCTATTACGCGCATACTGCAAGTAAATCCTGTTCCTTATTTACTTTCTGAAATTATTTTTTCAAACATTGGGGGAACAGCAACATTAATTGGTGATCCACCTAATATTATGATTGGTTCTGCAAATAAGCATTTAGACTTCAATGCATTCTTGATAAACTTAGCGCCAATCGTAATTATTATTATTGCAGTGACAGCAGTCATACTTTACTTCATGTACCGTAAACAATTAATTGCTGATCCTGTACAAGTTAAGAAATTAATGAGCCTAGATGAAAAACAATACATTAAAGATCCAGTATTAATGAAAAAATCTTTAACAGTACTTGGACTTACAATTGTAGGTTTCATGACTCATTCGATTTTCCACATTGATGCAGCTATCATCGCTTTAACTGGTGCTACTGTACTTATGCTAATTGCTGTGAAAGAACATGAATTTGAAGAGGTATTTGCAAGTGTAGAATGGGTAACAATCTTCTTCTTCGCAGGACTATTCGTACTCGTTGGAGGACTTATCGATATCGGCCTTATTAAAATGCTAGCTCAAAAAGTAATTGGCATAACAGGCGGAGATATTTCTTACGCATCTATCCTTATTTTATGGGTGTCTGGTATCGCCTCTGCAACAATTGATAACATCCCATTCGTTGCAACAATGATCCCACTTATTAACGATATGGCAGTTGGGCTAGGTTTATCACCTTCTGACGCACAAATCGACGTATTATGGTGGGCATTAGCATTAGGTGCTTGTCTGGGCGGAAACGGAACATTAATCGGAGCTTCAGCTAACGTAATTGTCGCAGGTATCGCAAGCCGCGAAGGACATAAATTTAGCTACATGGACTTCCTAAAAGTCGGTTTCCCAATTATGATCGTTTCATTAATCATTTCTCATATTTATATTTATTTACGCTACCTTATGTAG